In Endozoicomonas sp. GU-1, one DNA window encodes the following:
- a CDS encoding transposase → MVIRILPCATQFIDHLDQALRRAPQAQRLTTKQRYFLAFVISAMILTQKLCWATMERRSLGQYTSAALWWMFYRSEIVWHLLLRISVLVIIGRYGLSEGNLLIDDTGRSRCKRTKKIGKTHKIREKRTSGYVNGQELVFLVLQTPLVTIPIDFRFYMPDPKMTEWRKKRDLLKKQGVPPKDRPPKPKPNSEYPTKQLLALDLIQAFQRHFPDINVTGILADALYGDAHFMDGASSVFSGTQVVSQLRWNQTVIYKNKEVNLKTYFDSYLGPGVKKTLVIRGGKEQKVTVLSARLKVKAHGQKRFIIALKYEGEDDYRYLAATDVSWRHDDIARLHTLRWLIEVFFEDWKLHEGWCNRALQQGIEGSERGVILSVLCDHMLLLHPEQSARLEHKQPALTVGCLVEKLRIDALLDIIRTVVDSENPQEQFKKLTESLEDYRPVRISSKHMAGRELGRMMPTASLKYRLPEYQTLVH, encoded by the coding sequence ATGGTTATACGTATTCTTCCCTGCGCTACTCAATTTATTGATCATCTCGATCAAGCCTTACGCCGTGCTCCGCAAGCTCAGCGACTGACTACCAAGCAACGCTATTTTCTGGCATTTGTCATTTCGGCAATGATTCTGACGCAGAAGCTCTGTTGGGCAACCATGGAACGTCGAAGCCTTGGCCAATACACATCAGCCGCCTTATGGTGGATGTTTTACCGATCCGAAATTGTCTGGCATCTACTGCTACGCATCAGTGTTCTCGTCATTATTGGCCGCTATGGTTTATCAGAGGGAAATCTTCTTATTGACGACACCGGGCGCTCACGATGCAAACGAACCAAAAAGATAGGCAAGACCCACAAGATTAGGGAGAAGAGGACCAGTGGTTATGTCAACGGTCAGGAGCTGGTCTTTCTGGTTTTACAAACCCCGCTGGTGACCATTCCCATTGACTTCCGGTTCTATATGCCTGACCCGAAGATGACCGAATGGCGGAAGAAAAGAGACTTGTTGAAAAAACAGGGAGTTCCTCCAAAGGATCGACCTCCCAAGCCAAAGCCCAACAGTGAGTACCCAACAAAACAGCTACTGGCGCTGGATTTGATTCAGGCCTTCCAACGCCACTTTCCTGATATAAACGTCACCGGCATCCTGGCGGACGCTCTCTATGGTGATGCCCATTTTATGGATGGAGCTTCCTCAGTCTTCTCGGGAACACAGGTTGTTAGCCAGCTCCGTTGGAACCAGACGGTGATCTACAAAAACAAAGAAGTTAATCTGAAGACCTATTTTGACAGTTATCTCGGGCCTGGCGTTAAAAAAACTCTGGTCATACGAGGAGGAAAGGAGCAAAAGGTGACGGTATTGTCTGCCCGTCTCAAGGTCAAAGCCCATGGGCAGAAGCGATTTATTATTGCTTTGAAATACGAGGGAGAGGACGACTATCGCTATCTGGCCGCCACGGATGTTTCCTGGCGTCATGATGATATTGCCCGGCTTCACACGCTGAGGTGGTTGATCGAGGTGTTCTTTGAGGACTGGAAACTTCATGAAGGCTGGTGCAACAGAGCCTTGCAGCAAGGCATTGAAGGGTCTGAGCGTGGCGTGATCCTGAGCGTGCTGTGTGACCATATGTTGCTCCTTCATCCTGAACAATCTGCCCGCTTGGAACACAAGCAGCCTGCGCTTACCGTTGGCTGTCTGGTCGAGAAGCTCAGAATCGATGCGTTGCTGGATATCATCCGGACAGTTGTGGATTCAGAAAATCCTCAGGAGCAGTTCAAGAAGCTGACGGAGTCTCTGGAAGACTACCGGCCAGTGAGAATATCCAGCAAGCATATGGCGGGCAGGGAGCTGGGGAGAATGATGCCAACTGCTTCACTCAAGTATCGTTTACCGGAATATCAAACACTTGTGCATTAG
- a CDS encoding FitA-like ribbon-helix-helix domain-containing protein — translation MPNLIVRNIDEKIVAALKAQAGKNGLSAEAEHRRILESVLLKPQKKSFTEALKSIPNVGNDDDFERLEDSGDSSVFD, via the coding sequence GTGCCTAACCTAATCGTTCGTAATATTGACGAAAAAATCGTTGCAGCACTTAAGGCTCAAGCGGGTAAAAATGGGCTTAGCGCAGAGGCCGAACACCGTCGGATTCTTGAATCGGTTCTGTTAAAGCCCCAAAAAAAGAGCTTTACTGAAGCCCTGAAAAGTATCCCCAATGTAGGTAATGATGATGACTTTGAGCGTCTCGAAGACAGTGGTGATTCCAGTGTATTTGATTGA
- a CDS encoding type II toxin-antitoxin system VapC family toxin yields the protein MYLIDTNVIGEIRKKQKANPGVQGFFKEATQQASPLYLSVITLGDLRRGVEKIRHRGDTPQAKQLEHWLKTLIRDYSQYILEFGITEAQIWGKLRVPYENAIEKQIAATAITYGLTLVTRNTRAFINTGVNVLNPFWN from the coding sequence GTGTATTTGATTGATACCAATGTCATTGGTGAAATTCGCAAGAAACAAAAAGCCAACCCCGGTGTTCAGGGGTTCTTTAAAGAGGCGACTCAACAGGCATCGCCACTCTATCTCAGCGTGATTACCCTCGGAGACCTCCGTCGGGGTGTGGAGAAAATTCGCCATAGAGGTGACACGCCTCAGGCCAAGCAGCTTGAACACTGGCTGAAGACCCTGATCAGAGACTACAGCCAGTACATCCTGGAATTTGGCATTACCGAGGCTCAAATCTGGGGGAAGCTCAGAGTGCCTTATGAAAATGCCATTGAGAAACAAATTGCGGCCACAGCCATCACCTATGGCCTGACACTGGTTACCCGCAACACCCGGGCCTTTATCAATACGGGGGTAAACGTTTTAAATCCATTCTGGAATTGA
- a CDS encoding IS1634 family transposase codes for MPPVQYQSKNLNHLGLVAAMCRELKIAEYFDARITNDSDARNVTIGQAVVAMIINGLGFTGQTLYLVPEFFEDKPIDRLIGEGIQAEHLNDKILGRALDSLYEVGVSDLYLNLAIKVVNHLKLPCKALNLDGTSLHTDGVYNNNENPDDLNCIHICRGYSRDHRPDLNQVVLQLITENEAGIPVFMAPASGNVNDKTCFQETIKNHLSCFKAALNNRYLVADAAMYVAETLQLLDKQKQLFISRVPLNIKDAKELVGKAPAMALEPVEGYEDYSFTEVPACYGDVRQRWFLFLNKKRRLSEQKTLTRKMQKQSLKEARDLEKLGKKAFLCRDDALEAFALWQKQSKLCQSETEPEVICKPCYPGKGRPSSDSKPDHFEYFVQSTCFVSCEKRENSLASLGCFILGTNDLDQKGLNTHKGINAAELLSTYKSQQKVEGGFRFLKSPDFLVFSLYLKKAERIEALLMVMTLCLMVYAAIQHRIRYELKKQSRVFLNQKKKPCQNPTARWVFFCFQGVSVLTVNNQEQRVVGLKERQWTIIQVLGILYESVYS; via the coding sequence ATGCCGCCAGTTCAATACCAGTCTAAGAACCTTAATCATCTTGGCCTGGTTGCCGCCATGTGCCGGGAGCTAAAGATAGCCGAATATTTCGATGCACGCATAACCAATGACTCTGATGCACGCAATGTCACCATTGGACAGGCTGTGGTCGCAATGATCATCAATGGGCTGGGCTTTACAGGGCAGACCCTCTACCTGGTCCCTGAGTTTTTTGAGGACAAGCCGATTGATCGCCTCATTGGGGAAGGCATCCAGGCAGAACACTTAAACGACAAAATACTTGGCCGGGCTCTCGACAGTCTTTATGAAGTTGGCGTCAGTGACTTATATCTGAATCTTGCCATTAAGGTCGTCAACCATCTAAAGCTGCCCTGCAAGGCATTAAACCTGGACGGCACCAGCCTTCATACAGACGGTGTCTATAACAATAATGAAAACCCTGATGACTTGAACTGCATCCATATCTGCCGCGGCTATAGCCGTGATCACCGGCCTGACCTGAATCAGGTTGTCTTGCAGTTAATCACCGAAAATGAGGCGGGTATCCCTGTGTTTATGGCGCCTGCGAGTGGTAATGTAAACGACAAAACTTGCTTTCAGGAAACTATCAAAAATCATTTGTCGTGTTTTAAGGCAGCTTTGAATAACCGTTATCTGGTCGCAGATGCAGCCATGTACGTTGCTGAAACCCTCCAGTTGCTTGATAAGCAAAAACAGCTGTTTATCTCCCGGGTGCCGCTGAATATCAAGGATGCCAAGGAGCTGGTCGGCAAAGCGCCTGCCATGGCACTGGAGCCTGTTGAAGGCTATGAGGATTATTCTTTTACTGAAGTACCTGCCTGTTATGGCGATGTTCGACAACGATGGTTCTTGTTTCTCAATAAAAAGCGAAGGCTCAGTGAACAGAAAACGCTGACCAGAAAGATGCAGAAACAGTCACTGAAAGAAGCCCGCGATCTGGAAAAGTTGGGTAAAAAGGCTTTTCTGTGCCGGGACGATGCATTGGAAGCTTTTGCCTTGTGGCAGAAACAATCGAAACTCTGTCAAAGTGAAACGGAACCTGAGGTTATCTGTAAACCCTGCTATCCGGGCAAAGGACGTCCATCGTCAGATAGTAAGCCTGATCACTTCGAATATTTTGTACAGAGCACATGCTTTGTTTCCTGCGAGAAAAGAGAGAATTCGCTGGCCTCACTGGGTTGCTTTATCCTGGGCACCAATGATTTGGACCAAAAGGGTTTGAATACCCACAAGGGCATAAATGCCGCTGAGCTGTTGTCTACCTACAAGTCACAACAGAAGGTTGAAGGTGGCTTTCGATTCCTGAAGAGCCCGGACTTTCTGGTTTTCTCACTCTACCTGAAGAAAGCGGAACGAATTGAGGCCCTGTTAATGGTGATGACACTGTGTCTGATGGTCTATGCTGCTATCCAACACAGAATAAGGTATGAATTGAAGAAGCAGAGCCGTGTATTCTTAAACCAGAAAAAAAAGCCCTGCCAGAATCCAACGGCGAGATGGGTGTTTTTCTGTTTTCAAGGGGTTAGTGTATTAACGGTCAATAATCAGGAACAACGTGTGGTCGGTTTGAAGGAAAGACAATGGACGATCATTCAAGTTTTAGGCATTTTATATGAGTCGGTATATTCCTGA
- a CDS encoding type II toxin-antitoxin system Phd/YefM family antitoxin, producing the protein MNVVSYTEMRKNLKAVLDSVVNDATHTIIHRRDAEDAVVMSKENYDSLMETLYLLSSPENARRLKSAAEQFKANKGIQRDLPDL; encoded by the coding sequence ATGAATGTGGTTTCCTACACAGAAATGAGAAAAAATCTCAAAGCGGTTCTGGACAGCGTTGTTAATGATGCAACCCACACCATCATTCATCGACGCGACGCAGAAGATGCGGTGGTGATGTCGAAAGAAAATTACGACAGCCTGATGGAAACGCTTTATCTGCTCTCTTCTCCTGAAAATGCCCGTCGGTTGAAATCCGCCGCTGAACAATTCAAAGCCAATAAGGGTATCCAAAGGGATCTGCCTGACTTATGA
- a CDS encoding DUF6364 family protein: MNKLTLTVDPEVVQQAKAYAAKQQQSLSKLVENYLKSLPRTEHSQAPQLTGAVADLAGIISEKELEDARNYIDFLQDKYQ; the protein is encoded by the coding sequence ATGAACAAATTAACCCTGACCGTTGATCCTGAAGTGGTGCAGCAAGCCAAAGCCTATGCTGCAAAGCAGCAGCAAAGCTTATCGAAGCTGGTAGAGAATTATTTAAAAAGCTTACCCCGTACAGAACACTCACAGGCACCACAACTCACTGGTGCAGTAGCCGATCTAGCGGGCATTATCAGCGAAAAAGAGCTGGAAGACGCCAGGAACTACATCGATTTTCTGCAGGACAAATACCAATGA
- a CDS encoding type II toxin-antitoxin system VapC family toxin yields MTPTLFLDADVVLDLLAKREPWFEQSAAIFSKIQSGEFYGATSVLVFANVFYILRRIKGQKAARATLQKLKSLLKVMATSEASLEIALHSTFTDFEDGIQYFTAQSGGANLLITRNIKDYKTQNLAVMTPLQFLESLGCH; encoded by the coding sequence ATGACCCCCACCTTGTTTCTGGATGCCGACGTTGTGCTGGACTTACTGGCAAAACGAGAACCCTGGTTTGAACAAAGCGCCGCTATTTTTTCCAAAATCCAGTCCGGTGAATTTTATGGTGCAACATCGGTTCTGGTGTTTGCCAACGTCTTTTATATTCTCCGCAGAATAAAAGGCCAGAAGGCAGCACGGGCAACACTGCAAAAACTCAAAAGCCTGCTCAAGGTAATGGCCACCTCTGAAGCAAGTCTTGAAATTGCGCTGCACTCGACTTTCACAGACTTTGAAGACGGTATTCAATACTTCACCGCACAGAGCGGGGGTGCCAACCTGCTCATTACCCGTAATATAAAAGACTATAAAACGCAAAACCTGGCGGTAATGACACCACTGCAATTTCTGGAAAGCCTGGGATGTCATTGA
- a CDS encoding DUF29 domain-containing protein, which yields MAKPDFQNLYENDYYAWVNKQLELLRSGQCHAVDIQNLVEEVEDMGKKVKRELETRLSVLLIHLLKWQYQPDRRGASWEITIKGQRRDLEKLLSKNPSLKHILDETIASAYADAAYYAHIETGYPEEDFPPDCLWTFEQFMDADFWPDRFKD from the coding sequence ATGGCCAAACCAGACTTTCAGAATTTATACGAAAATGACTATTACGCTTGGGTAAACAAACAGCTTGAGCTTCTGCGTTCCGGGCAGTGTCATGCAGTCGATATTCAAAATCTGGTCGAAGAAGTTGAGGATATGGGCAAAAAAGTAAAGCGTGAGCTTGAAACCCGTTTAAGCGTACTGCTCATACATTTACTTAAGTGGCAATATCAACCCGATCGACGTGGGGCAAGTTGGGAGATCACCATAAAAGGTCAACGACGTGACCTGGAAAAACTCCTGTCGAAAAACCCCAGCCTAAAGCATATTCTGGATGAAACCATAGCCAGTGCCTATGCCGATGCAGCCTATTATGCTCATATTGAAACAGGTTATCCTGAAGAAGACTTCCCACCTGATTGTCTCTGGACGTTTGAGCAGTTTATGGATGCTGACTTCTGGCCTGATCGCTTTAAAGATTAG
- a CDS encoding transposase has protein sequence MPVTLSAFTTFKNQDLMEWSAWLGLVPKQQSTGGVPTLLGISKRGDTYLRTLLIHGGRTVVRVADKHDDRRNNWIKELDQRRGKNISAVTVANKNARIAWAVLTKKEPYRFLTIIGSTACRHSWCHAT, from the coding sequence ATACCAGTAACTCTTTCGGCCTTTACGACATTCAAGAATCAAGACCTAATGGAATGGTCTGCTTGGCTGGGCTTGGTGCCAAAGCAGCAATCGACCGGTGGCGTGCCCACGTTGCTCGGGATCAGTAAACGGGGCGATACCTACCTGCGAACCCTGTTGATACACGGTGGCAGAACCGTTGTCAGGGTAGCCGACAAACACGACGATCGACGTAATAACTGGATTAAAGAGCTTGACCAGCGCAGGGGCAAGAATATATCAGCGGTGACAGTTGCCAATAAGAATGCTCGCATTGCCTGGGCTGTGTTAACCAAGAAAGAACCCTACAGATTTCTAACCATTATAGGTAGCACTGCCTGCAGGCATAGCTGGTGTCATGCAACCTGA
- a CDS encoding transposase, with amino-acid sequence MDKGSSKRPKLLGLHLLPSYSPELNPDEQVWNQLKEKLGKAALKTKDEFIDFVRSKMRALQKTPEVVKGFFRLHDTSYACRQCYL; translated from the coding sequence CTGGATAAAGGATCATCAAAACGGCCGAAGCTGCTTGGACTGCACTTACTGCCGAGCTATTCTCCGGAGTTAAATCCTGATGAACAGGTCTGGAATCAGCTCAAAGAAAAGCTGGGAAAAGCTGCTTTGAAGACCAAAGATGAGTTCATAGATTTTGTTCGTAGTAAGATGCGAGCGCTACAAAAAACGCCTGAAGTTGTTAAAGGTTTTTTCAGGTTGCATGACACCAGCTATGCCTGCAGGCAGTGCTACCTATAA
- a CDS encoding ATP-binding protein: MNGWGLMVDREMTVRDNRRLKTRLKNARLRQHACMEDIDFRHPRGFKREQFQQLLGSGWIKDHQNGRSCLDCTYCRAILRS, encoded by the coding sequence ATGAACGGTTGGGGGCTGATGGTTGATCGGGAAATGACTGTCCGTGATAACCGGCGCTTGAAAACCCGTTTAAAAAATGCACGACTAAGGCAGCATGCCTGCATGGAAGACATTGACTTCCGCCACCCTCGCGGATTCAAGCGTGAGCAGTTTCAACAGTTACTGGGCAGTGGCTGGATAAAGGATCATCAAAACGGCCGAAGCTGCTTGGACTGCACTTACTGCCGAGCTATTCTCCGGAGTTAA
- a CDS encoding ankyrin repeat domain-containing protein: MVLDTVASESSLGIFKLFHESCFNETNEEGQTPLHIIAAKGHSGYLERMLEISKEKVNARNNSGETALHLAACNGHDECLRKLIENGAILNATNNNGETALHLAAQNGHDGCLRLLIGKQVNFRCLRPRIGNGANLNTTNKNGETALHLAAFNGHVGCLGPLSGNGAHLNTTNKNGETALHLAAGKGHTAIINELLKIAPSSLAKEKNKFGQTAFDLAYCKGHEKIAEVLQAADGNKAAPDRTGTVKARVLSDSDRSNYVRGFHDAAKNGDTGLIRKLLRNDSSLAKEEDNWGWTALHEAARWGHTEIVRKLVSVPGINLNEKDNDGKTPLHWAAEAGHREIVRELVYRGINVNERTKSGSTALHLAAMGGHTEIVEVLVRSGINVNERTKSGSTAFRLAALRGYTGCKKLLKRYKQAAFYSGQ; the protein is encoded by the coding sequence GTGGTGCTGGACACTGTTGCCAGTGAAAGTTCTTTGGGAATTTTCAAGCTTTTCCACGAGAGCTGCTTCAACGAAACCAATGAAGAAGGTCAAACACCGTTGCATATCATTGCAGCCAAAGGGCATAGCGGGTACCTGGAAAGGATGCTTGAAATCAGCAAAGAGAAGGTCAATGCCCGCAACAATAGCGGCGAAACAGCCCTGCATCTGGCTGCTTGTAACGGCCACGACGAATGCCTGAGAAAGCTGATTGAAAATGGGGCGATTTTGAATGCCACCAATAACAATGGAGAAACAGCCTTGCATCTGGCTGCTCAAAACGGCCATGACGGATGCCTGAGACTGCTGATTGGAAAACAGGTAAATTTCCGATGTTTGAGACCGCGGATTGGAAATGGGGCAAATTTGAATACCACCAATAAGAACGGCGAAACAGCCCTGCATCTGGCCGCTTTTAACGGCCATGTGGGATGCTTGGGACCGCTGAGTGGAAATGGGGCACATTTGAATACCACTAATAAGAACGGGGAAACGGCTCTTCACTTGGCTGCTGGAAAAGGTCACACAGCCATTATCAACGAATTGCTGAAGATTGCCCCCTCCTCACTGGCCAAAGAGAAGAATAAGTTTGGCCAAACGGCTTTCGACTTGGCTTACTGCAAGGGCCACGAAAAGATCGCCGAGGTCTTACAGGCAGCTGACGGCAACAAAGCGGCTCCTGACCGAACAGGCACCGTCAAGGCCAGGGTATTGTCGGACAGTGACCGATCCAATTACGTTCGGGGTTTTCACGATGCCGCCAAAAATGGCGACACAGGGTTGATCAGGAAATTGCTGAGGAATGATTCCTCCCTGGCCAAAGAGGAGGATAACTGGGGCTGGACGGCTCTCCATGAGGCTGCTAGGTGGGGCCACACAGAGATCGTCAGGAAGCTGGTGTCCGTTCCAGGAATCAATCTCAATGAGAAGGATAACGATGGCAAGACGCCTCTCCATTGGGCTGCTGAGGCGGGCCACAGAGAGATCGTCAGGGAGCTGGTGTACAGAGGAATCAATGTCAATGAGAGGACTAAATCTGGCTCGACGGCTCTCCATCTGGCCGCTATGGGTGGCCACACAGAGATCGTCGAGGTGCTGGTCCGTTCAGGAATCAATGTCAATGAGAGGACTAAATCTGGCTCGACGGCCTTTCGTTTAGCTGCCCTGAGGGGCTACACAGGCTGCAAGAAACTGCTTAAACGCTATAAACAGGCTGCCTTCTACAGTGGGCAATAA
- a CDS encoding IS4 family transposase, with product MKWNKCRLNVLAFLVLGLLEKQTVNFTSLATTFPGRSQTLSCYRRIQRFFLEVVFDESIMATLIASLFAPEGRWQLSMDRTNWMFGIFKINILFLAINYKGMSIPILWTLLPKKGCSNTTERVELLKRFRKIFPEQAIQRLLMDREFKGKQWLKYLVHGNWPFCIRVPNNTLVPNKHQNRLLPVTRIFSLSTGETMAIRQPRKVWGQMVYLAASKKGSDPMVVICNAEPWRAISDYLQRWQIETMFQAMKGRGFNLEDTHLKDRDKISKLLCTLALAFCWAYKTGEWINETTPIKVKSHGRKAQSIFRAGLDYLARILNHVDTWLEELFGAVALLFETRWERAS from the coding sequence TTGAAATGGAACAAGTGTCGCCTGAACGTCCTTGCTTTCCTCGTACTTGGGCTGCTGGAAAAACAGACCGTAAACTTCACAAGTCTTGCAACCACCTTCCCCGGAAGGTCGCAGACCCTTTCCTGTTACCGAAGGATTCAGCGTTTTTTTCTCGAGGTGGTTTTTGATGAAAGCATCATGGCCACATTAATTGCCAGTCTGTTCGCCCCGGAAGGCAGGTGGCAGCTCAGCATGGATCGGACTAACTGGATGTTTGGAATATTCAAAATCAACATCCTGTTTCTGGCAATAAACTACAAGGGAATGTCTATCCCGATTTTATGGACACTCCTGCCCAAAAAAGGTTGCTCGAATACGACTGAACGCGTTGAGCTGCTGAAGAGGTTCCGAAAAATTTTCCCTGAGCAAGCCATACAGCGCCTGTTAATGGATAGAGAGTTTAAAGGAAAACAATGGCTGAAATATCTGGTTCATGGTAACTGGCCCTTCTGCATCAGAGTTCCCAACAATACGCTTGTTCCCAATAAGCATCAAAACAGGTTACTGCCAGTAACCAGAATATTTTCACTGTCAACAGGCGAAACTATGGCAATCCGGCAGCCACGAAAAGTCTGGGGGCAAATGGTATACCTTGCCGCCTCCAAAAAAGGGAGCGATCCCATGGTGGTGATCTGTAACGCCGAACCCTGGCGTGCCATTAGTGACTATCTCCAGAGATGGCAGATAGAAACCATGTTCCAGGCTATGAAAGGACGGGGCTTTAACCTTGAGGACACGCATCTGAAGGATCGAGATAAAATATCGAAATTGCTATGCACTCTGGCATTAGCCTTTTGCTGGGCATATAAGACAGGTGAGTGGATAAATGAAACAACGCCCATCAAGGTAAAAAGCCATGGGCGAAAAGCACAATCTATCTTCCGAGCAGGGCTGGATTATCTTGCCCGGATTTTGAATCATGTTGATACGTGGCTGGAAGAGCTATTTGGGGCTGTAGCACTGCTCTTTGAGACCAGGTGGGAGAGAGCCTCATGA
- a CDS encoding transposase gives MLGSIMLSILSGHKRYAHIGTIIGDNVNAQLLGMKKIVSDDSARRGLKKIDEQQGVEWMQKHLHLCFDPLLTIPWIMDVDVTVKTIYGNQEGAVNGYNPYKKGRPSHTYHSYMMANLKLILEVEVRPGNESHSKYSLPGLMALLNRLPKCCWPEFVRGDCDWGNDRVMCELESAGCHYLFKVKKYDNVKKAICQAHCGGGWTKYDKHWEGKESVIKLSGWKKERRIIIVRRRHPENEMLALEKELKERQTTLALIEEPDNIKAYEYSVLVTSLDNDVVSIINHYRNRADCENNFDEIKNQWGWGGYVTQDLARCRMLARMVALIYNWWTLYVRLSNPESHKESITSRPLLMSSIGKLTESGNQKRIKLTSHHRLMNKIAELQSQLCDFLDSIKSIAPQLSPFQAWCRILTKATSKFLKNGQVVADQQLISSG, from the coding sequence GTGCTCGGGTCAATAATGCTCTCCATACTTTCCGGCCATAAACGATACGCACACATTGGAACCATTATTGGCGACAACGTTAATGCACAGCTTCTTGGCATGAAAAAAATTGTCAGTGACGATTCCGCCAGACGTGGTTTGAAGAAAATTGATGAGCAGCAAGGCGTTGAATGGATGCAAAAACATCTGCACCTCTGCTTTGATCCACTGTTAACCATTCCATGGATTATGGATGTCGATGTGACTGTAAAAACCATCTATGGAAATCAGGAAGGTGCGGTGAATGGTTACAACCCATATAAAAAAGGAAGGCCATCCCACACCTATCACTCCTACATGATGGCCAACTTAAAATTGATACTCGAAGTTGAAGTCAGGCCGGGTAATGAAAGTCATAGTAAATACTCATTGCCAGGATTAATGGCGTTATTAAATCGTTTGCCAAAATGTTGCTGGCCTGAATTTGTTCGTGGCGATTGTGATTGGGGAAATGATCGAGTGATGTGTGAATTGGAAAGCGCGGGCTGTCATTATCTTTTTAAAGTCAAAAAGTATGACAACGTCAAGAAAGCCATATGCCAAGCGCACTGCGGCGGAGGCTGGACAAAATATGATAAGCACTGGGAAGGCAAGGAATCGGTTATTAAATTATCAGGATGGAAAAAAGAACGGCGTATTATTATTGTACGCAGACGTCATCCTGAAAACGAAATGCTGGCCCTGGAAAAAGAATTAAAAGAGCGTCAAACAACACTGGCTTTAATTGAAGAACCGGACAATATAAAAGCCTATGAGTACTCAGTACTTGTCACTTCACTTGATAATGATGTTGTCTCCATTATTAACCATTATCGAAACAGGGCTGACTGTGAAAATAATTTTGATGAAATAAAAAATCAATGGGGCTGGGGCGGATATGTTACGCAAGATTTGGCAAGATGTCGCATGCTAGCGAGAATGGTAGCTTTAATATACAACTGGTGGACGCTTTATGTTCGTTTAAGTAATCCTGAATCCCACAAGGAATCTATTACCAGTCGTCCATTATTAATGAGCTCAATTGGAAAGCTCACCGAATCAGGCAATCAAAAGAGAATAAAATTGACAAGCCATCATCGTTTGATGAATAAAATTGCTGAATTACAAAGCCAGCTGTGTGATTTTCTTGATTCAATTAAAAGTATTGCACCGCAGTTGAGTCCATTTCAGGCCTGGTGTCGCATTCTAACGAAAGCGACCTCAAAGTTTTTGAAAAATGGTCAGGTTGTTGCAGATCAACAATTAATCAGCTCGGGGTAA